The Pseudomonas kermanshahensis genome contains a region encoding:
- a CDS encoding aldehyde dehydrogenase family protein → MVAGLLERLGVAAEAYTQGDYPVHTPIDGSQIASVKLLGKAETIARIDQAQSAFDAWRTVPAPRRGELVRLFGEVLREHKADLGELVSIEAGKITQEGLGEVQEMIDICDFAVGLSRQLYGLTIASERPGHHMRETWHPLGVVGVISAFNFPVAVWAWNTALALVAGNSVVWKPSEKTPLTALACQALFEKALKAFGDAPAGLAQLVIGGREAGEAMVDDPRVPLVSATGSTRMGREVGPRVAARFGRSILELGGNNAMILAPSADLDLAVRGILFSAVGTAGQRCTTLRRLIVHRSIKDEVVARVKAAYGKVRIGDPRKDNLVGPLIDKLSFDAMQGALAKARDEGGQVFGGERQLADQYPNAYYVSPAIAEMPAQSDVVRHETFAPILYVLAYDDFEEALRLNNEVPQGLSSCIFTTDIREAERFQSASGSDCGIANVNIGTSGAEIGGAFGGEKETGGGRESGSDAWKGYMRRQTNTVNYSRELPLAQGIVFD, encoded by the coding sequence ATGGTTGCTGGATTGCTCGAGCGCCTTGGCGTTGCCGCCGAGGCTTACACCCAGGGCGACTACCCTGTTCACACGCCGATCGACGGCAGCCAGATCGCCTCGGTGAAACTGCTCGGCAAGGCCGAGACCATCGCCCGCATCGATCAGGCGCAAAGCGCCTTCGACGCCTGGCGCACCGTGCCGGCCCCACGCCGTGGCGAGCTGGTCCGCCTGTTCGGTGAAGTGCTGCGTGAACACAAGGCCGACCTCGGCGAACTGGTTTCGATCGAAGCCGGCAAGATCACCCAGGAAGGCCTGGGCGAAGTCCAGGAAATGATCGACATCTGCGACTTCGCCGTCGGCCTGTCGCGTCAGCTGTACGGCCTGACCATCGCCTCCGAGCGCCCTGGCCACCACATGCGTGAAACCTGGCACCCGCTGGGCGTGGTTGGCGTGATCAGCGCCTTCAACTTCCCGGTTGCCGTCTGGGCCTGGAACACCGCGCTGGCCCTGGTGGCCGGTAACTCGGTGGTGTGGAAACCGTCGGAAAAGACCCCACTGACCGCCCTGGCCTGCCAGGCGCTGTTCGAAAAAGCCCTGAAAGCCTTTGGCGATGCACCGGCTGGCCTGGCGCAACTGGTCATCGGGGGCCGTGAAGCGGGCGAAGCGATGGTCGATGACCCACGTGTGCCGCTGGTCAGCGCCACGGGCAGCACCCGCATGGGCCGTGAAGTCGGCCCACGTGTTGCCGCACGCTTCGGCCGCAGCATTCTCGAACTGGGCGGCAACAACGCCATGATCCTGGCCCCGAGCGCGGACCTGGACCTGGCTGTGCGCGGCATCCTGTTCTCCGCCGTGGGTACTGCGGGCCAGCGCTGCACCACCCTGCGCCGCCTGATCGTGCACCGCTCGATCAAGGACGAAGTGGTTGCCCGCGTCAAAGCCGCCTACGGCAAAGTACGTATCGGTGACCCACGCAAAGACAACCTGGTGGGCCCGCTGATCGACAAACTGTCGTTCGACGCCATGCAGGGCGCGCTGGCCAAGGCCCGCGACGAAGGTGGCCAGGTGTTTGGCGGCGAGCGTCAGCTGGCTGACCAGTACCCGAACGCCTACTACGTGTCCCCAGCCATCGCCGAGATGCCGGCCCAGAGCGACGTGGTTCGCCACGAGACTTTCGCGCCGATCCTCTACGTGCTGGCCTACGATGATTTCGAAGAGGCCCTGCGCCTGAACAACGAAGTGCCACAAGGCCTGTCCTCGTGCATCTTCACCACCGACATCCGTGAAGCCGAGCGCTTCCAGAGTGCCTCGGGCAGCGACTGCGGCATCGCCAACGTCAACATCGGCACCAGCGGCGCCGAGATCGGCGGTGCGTTTGGTGGCGAAAAAGAAACCGGCGGTGGTCGTGAATCCGGTTCGGATGCCTGGAAAGGCTACATGCGTCGTCAGACCAACACCGTCAACTACTCGCGTGAGCTGCCGCTGGCGCAGGGTATCGTGTTCGACTGA
- a CDS encoding mechanosensitive ion channel family protein yields the protein MLAFIQSSPLLLGTSLILLDLILWQLIPLQRRAWRIGSRLVIFLLFSWVLLAAGMSPLQPPPWPDDVSRNLMATVLTIGWWLFGARTVTVVFGLLLVARGSHGGRLLQDVLGALIFLAAVVAAAGYVMQLPVKGLLATSGVMAIVIGLALQSTLADVFSGIVLNTTRPYQIGDAISIDGTEGKVLDIDWRATRLLTSAGSLAVIPNSVAAKAKLLNHSRPPDVHGVSISVVVPAKVRPKRVFDALEKALQGTRAILATPKPKVTVKASTLESVEYEASGFIADMGGKTDARNQLFDLAHRHLEASGVMWNVDLALPPRSRQREVLDEVRVFRSLSDEERDALSQRMTAVEYLADQVILGVGERSDHLLVIGSGVVSASIRDGDKLLEAGRMGPGEVLGIEGIIDEDDGFAEFRTLTSCVLYRIDKEQVKSCLVQRGEVQTALSKLQRFRRQSRESLLLQKPALIKKGGFLSWLHK from the coding sequence ATGCTGGCTTTCATCCAGTCGTCCCCGTTGTTGCTCGGCACTTCACTGATCCTGCTCGACCTGATTCTCTGGCAACTGATCCCCCTCCAACGCCGGGCCTGGCGTATCGGCTCGCGGCTGGTGATTTTCCTGCTGTTCAGCTGGGTGCTGCTGGCCGCGGGCATGAGCCCTTTGCAGCCGCCGCCATGGCCTGACGATGTGTCGCGCAACCTGATGGCGACAGTGCTGACGATCGGCTGGTGGCTGTTCGGTGCGCGCACGGTGACTGTGGTGTTTGGGCTGTTGCTGGTGGCGCGTGGTAGCCATGGCGGGCGGTTGCTGCAGGATGTGCTGGGGGCGCTGATCTTTTTGGCGGCGGTGGTGGCGGCGGCGGGCTATGTGATGCAACTGCCGGTGAAGGGGCTGCTGGCCACCTCCGGGGTGATGGCCATCGTCATCGGCCTGGCGCTGCAAAGCACCTTGGCCGACGTGTTCAGCGGCATCGTGCTGAACACGACGCGGCCGTATCAGATCGGCGATGCCATCTCCATCGACGGCACCGAAGGCAAGGTGCTGGACATCGACTGGCGTGCCACGCGGCTGCTGACCAGTGCCGGCAGCCTGGCGGTGATCCCCAATTCGGTGGCGGCCAAAGCCAAACTGCTCAACCACAGCCGCCCGCCTGACGTGCATGGGGTGTCGATCAGTGTGGTGGTGCCGGCCAAGGTGCGCCCCAAGCGGGTGTTCGATGCGCTGGAAAAGGCCCTGCAGGGCACGCGCGCGATACTCGCCACGCCCAAGCCCAAGGTCACGGTGAAGGCTTCGACCCTGGAGTCGGTGGAGTACGAAGCCAGTGGCTTCATTGCCGACATGGGCGGCAAGACCGACGCGCGCAATCAGCTGTTCGACCTGGCCCATCGGCACCTGGAGGCCAGTGGCGTGATGTGGAACGTCGACCTGGCCCTGCCGCCGCGCAGCCGCCAACGCGAGGTGCTGGATGAAGTGCGGGTGTTCCGCTCGCTGAGCGATGAAGAGCGCGATGCGCTGAGCCAGCGCATGACGGCCGTGGAATACCTGGCGGACCAAGTGATCCTGGGTGTGGGCGAGCGCTCGGACCACCTGCTGGTGATTGGCAGCGGCGTGGTTTCAGCGTCGATTCGCGATGGTGACAAGCTGCTGGAGGCCGGGCGCATGGGGCCGGGGGAAGTGCTGGGGATCGAGGGCATCATCGACGAAGACGACGGCTTTGCCGAGTTCCGCACGCTGACCAGTTGCGTGCTTTACCGCATCGACAAGGAACAGGTGAAGAGCTGCCTGGTGCAGCGGGGCGAGGTGCAGACGGCGTTGAGCAAGTTGCAGCGGTTCAGGCGGCAGAGCCGGGAGTCGTTGTTGCTGCAGAAGCCGGCCCTGATCAAGAAAGGTGGCTTTCTCAGTTGGTTGCACAAGTAA
- a CDS encoding VOC family protein, with protein sequence MPAHDFVSPDSIRAQFSAAMSLMYKQEVPLYGTLLELVSEINQQVMTQQPEVAEALRWTGEIERLDQERHGAIRVGTAEELATIAKLFAVMGMEPVGYYDLSSAGVPVHSTAFRAVHEQSLHVSPFRVFTSLLRLELIDNPQLRELAQGILAKRKIFTPRVLELIAQRERDGGLSAADAEAFVQEALHTFRWHHDATVTAEQYQQLHDQHRLIADVVAFKGPHINHLTPRTLDIDAIQVGMPAKGIPPKAVVEGPPTRRHPILLRQTSFKALQEKVAFSGQQGSEGSHTARFGEIEQRGAALTPKGRQLYDKLLDATRAALGGVPAEANAERYRTLLSQTFAEFPDDLAQMREQGLAYFRYFATEKGLAARDHSDRPTTLQGLIDAGHVHFEALVYEDFLPVSAAGIFQSNLGDDAQAEYGSNANREAFEAALGLKVQDELALYAQSERRSLQACAQALNLGSM encoded by the coding sequence ATGCCCGCCCACGATTTCGTCAGCCCAGACAGCATCCGCGCGCAGTTCTCTGCCGCCATGTCGCTCATGTACAAACAGGAAGTGCCGCTGTATGGCACGCTGCTGGAGCTGGTGAGCGAAATCAACCAGCAGGTGATGACCCAGCAACCAGAGGTGGCCGAAGCGCTGCGCTGGACCGGCGAAATCGAGCGCCTGGACCAGGAACGCCACGGCGCCATCCGCGTCGGCACCGCCGAAGAACTGGCCACCATCGCCAAACTGTTCGCGGTGATGGGCATGGAGCCCGTCGGCTACTACGACCTCAGCTCTGCAGGCGTACCCGTGCACTCCACCGCCTTCCGCGCCGTGCACGAGCAGTCCCTGCATGTCAGCCCGTTCCGGGTGTTCACCTCGCTGCTGCGCCTGGAATTGATCGACAACCCGCAACTGCGCGAACTGGCACAGGGCATCCTGGCCAAACGCAAGATTTTCACCCCGCGCGTACTCGAGCTGATTGCCCAGCGCGAGCGTGACGGCGGCCTCAGCGCAGCCGACGCCGAGGCGTTCGTGCAGGAAGCGCTGCACACCTTCCGCTGGCACCATGACGCCACGGTAACCGCCGAGCAGTACCAGCAACTGCACGACCAGCACCGTCTGATTGCCGATGTGGTGGCCTTCAAGGGCCCGCACATCAACCACCTGACCCCGCGCACCCTGGACATCGACGCGATCCAGGTCGGCATGCCGGCCAAGGGCATTCCACCAAAGGCCGTGGTCGAAGGCCCGCCCACCCGCCGCCACCCAATTCTGCTACGCCAGACCAGCTTCAAGGCGCTGCAGGAAAAAGTCGCCTTCAGCGGCCAGCAAGGCAGCGAGGGCAGCCACACCGCGCGTTTCGGTGAGATCGAACAACGCGGTGCCGCACTGACGCCGAAGGGTCGCCAGCTGTACGACAAACTGCTTGATGCTACCCGCGCCGCCTTGGGCGGTGTGCCAGCCGAAGCCAATGCCGAGCGTTACAGGACGCTGTTGAGCCAGACCTTCGCCGAGTTCCCCGACGACCTGGCGCAGATGCGTGAACAGGGCCTGGCCTACTTCCGTTACTTCGCCACCGAAAAAGGCCTGGCCGCTCGCGATCACAGCGACCGCCCGACCACCCTGCAAGGGCTGATCGATGCGGGGCATGTGCACTTCGAGGCGCTGGTGTACGAAGACTTCCTGCCAGTGAGTGCAGCGGGGATCTTCCAGTCCAACCTGGGCGATGATGCGCAGGCAGAATACGGCAGCAACGCTAACCGTGAGGCGTTCGAAGCTGCATTGGGGTTGAAGGTGCAGGATGAGCTGGCGTTGTATGCGCAGAGCGAGCGCCGCTCGTTGCAGGCGTGTGCACAGGCGCTGAACCTGGGGTCGATGTAA
- a CDS encoding NAD(P)/FAD-dependent oxidoreductase yields the protein MSELRQQCLWEFVSKPTVAAQALAGEHKADVCVIGGGITGLSAAIHLLEQGKSVILLEAWKIGHGGSGRNVGLVNAGTWIRPDDVEATLGQKQGSRLNKVLGEAPGEVFAMIERLGIDCQAQHKGTLHMAHNATGIADLEARHEQWSRRGADVELLTGAQCQEYCGTDKISAALLDRRAGTINPMGYTQGLAAAVSRLGGKVFQQSSVEGLEREGDGWRVKTARGSVRADKVVISTGAYTEGDWSNLQKQFFRGYYYQVASKPLHGAAADKVLPHGQGSWDTRTVLSSIRRDDQGRLLLGSLGRVDNKPAWFVRSWADRIQSHYYPELGKVEWEMHWTGCIDFTPDHLMRLFEPAPGLVAVTGYNGRGNTTGTVIGRAFAEFLLKDEADSLPIPFSPMTGVSAPSLRTAFYESGFSLYHAGQCLRVVL from the coding sequence ATGTCCGAACTGCGTCAACAATGCTTGTGGGAATTCGTCAGCAAACCGACCGTCGCCGCCCAGGCCCTGGCCGGTGAGCACAAGGCCGATGTCTGTGTCATCGGTGGCGGCATCACCGGCCTGTCCGCAGCGATCCACCTGCTCGAACAGGGCAAGTCGGTGATCTTGCTGGAAGCCTGGAAGATCGGCCACGGTGGCTCCGGACGTAACGTCGGCCTGGTCAATGCCGGCACCTGGATCCGCCCCGACGACGTCGAGGCGACCCTCGGCCAGAAGCAGGGCAGCCGCTTGAACAAAGTGCTTGGCGAAGCACCGGGCGAGGTATTCGCCATGATCGAGCGCCTGGGCATCGACTGCCAAGCCCAGCACAAAGGCACGCTGCACATGGCGCACAACGCCACCGGCATCGCCGACCTCGAAGCCCGCCATGAACAATGGAGCCGCCGCGGCGCTGACGTCGAACTGCTGACCGGCGCCCAGTGCCAGGAATACTGCGGTACCGACAAGATTTCCGCCGCGCTGCTCGACCGCCGCGCCGGCACCATCAACCCCATGGGTTACACCCAAGGCCTGGCCGCTGCGGTTTCGCGCCTGGGTGGCAAGGTGTTCCAGCAGTCCTCGGTCGAGGGCCTGGAGCGCGAAGGCGATGGCTGGCGCGTGAAAACGGCACGTGGCTCGGTGCGCGCCGACAAGGTGGTGATTTCCACCGGTGCCTACACCGAAGGCGACTGGAGCAACCTGCAGAAGCAGTTCTTCCGCGGTTACTACTACCAGGTCGCGTCCAAGCCGCTGCACGGCGCTGCCGCCGACAAGGTGCTGCCGCATGGCCAGGGCTCCTGGGACACCCGCACTGTGCTCAGCAGCATCCGCCGCGACGACCAGGGCCGCCTGCTGCTCGGCAGCCTAGGCCGGGTCGACAACAAGCCGGCCTGGTTCGTGCGCAGCTGGGCTGACCGTATTCAGAGCCATTACTACCCTGAGCTGGGCAAGGTCGAGTGGGAGATGCACTGGACCGGCTGCATCGACTTTACCCCCGACCACCTGATGCGCCTGTTCGAGCCGGCGCCGGGGCTGGTGGCGGTGACCGGTTACAACGGCCGCGGCAACACCACCGGGACCGTGATCGGGCGAGCGTTTGCCGAGTTCTTGCTCAAGGACGAAGCGGACAGCCTGCCGATTCCGTTCTCGCCGATGACCGGGGTGAGCGCCCCGTCGCTGCGCACGGCGTTCTACGAGTCCGGGTTCTCGCTGTACCACGCGGGGCAGTGCTTGAGGGTGGTGTTGTAG
- a CDS encoding antibiotic biosynthesis monooxygenase, with product MNTALQDNRNVVTLVIQHKVRAEALAGYEDWLKHTVSAARRQPGHLDVNVIRPEDGGRHFTTVVRFSDASLLQAWVNSTERQTLVSQVLPLLEEGDNTQVHEDPEFWFTPPSTTAAQPPRWKQALLTYLVICPMTMVIPQLLAPLFARFPHLGGAITGNLIVNLFVILPVVFYIMPWVTRRCANWLRG from the coding sequence ATGAACACCGCACTCCAAGACAACCGCAACGTGGTCACCCTGGTCATCCAGCACAAGGTTCGCGCCGAGGCGCTGGCCGGCTACGAGGACTGGCTCAAGCACACGGTCAGTGCCGCGCGCCGCCAACCCGGCCACCTCGACGTCAACGTGATCCGCCCCGAAGACGGCGGCCGCCACTTCACCACCGTGGTGCGCTTCAGCGATGCCAGCCTGCTGCAGGCCTGGGTCAACTCCACCGAGCGCCAGACGCTGGTCAGCCAGGTGCTGCCGCTGCTGGAGGAGGGTGACAACACCCAGGTTCATGAAGACCCAGAGTTCTGGTTCACCCCACCGAGCACCACGGCGGCACAACCGCCGCGCTGGAAGCAAGCGTTGCTGACCTACCTGGTGATCTGCCCGATGACCATGGTCATTCCGCAACTGCTGGCGCCGTTGTTCGCGCGCTTTCCGCACTTGGGCGGCGCGATCACCGGCAACCTGATCGTCAACCTGTTTGTCATCCTGCCCGTGGTGTTCTACATCATGCCGTGGGTAACCCGCCGCTGCGCCAACTGGCTGCGTGGCTGA
- the ycaC gene encoding isochorismate family cysteine hydrolase YcaC — protein MAPFKYNRLNKDDAAVLLVDHQAGLLSLVRDIEPDAFKNNVLALADLAKFFNLPTILTTSFEQGPNGPLVPELKALFPDAPYIARPGQINAWDNEDFVKAVKATGKKQLIIAGVVTEVCVAFPALAALEEEFEVFVVTDASGTFNAMTRDAAHDRMSQAGAQLMTWFGVACELHRDWRNDVEGLAALCSNHIPDYRNLMTSYNAFNAGK, from the coding sequence ATGGCCCCATTCAAATACAACCGCCTGAACAAAGACGACGCCGCTGTGCTGCTGGTCGACCACCAGGCTGGCCTGCTGTCCCTGGTCCGCGACATCGAGCCAGACGCGTTCAAGAACAACGTGCTGGCCCTGGCCGACCTGGCCAAGTTCTTCAACCTGCCAACCATCCTCACCACCAGCTTCGAGCAAGGCCCCAACGGCCCGCTGGTGCCTGAATTGAAAGCGCTGTTCCCAGACGCCCCTTACATCGCCCGCCCAGGCCAGATCAACGCCTGGGACAACGAAGACTTCGTCAAAGCGGTAAAGGCGACCGGCAAGAAGCAGCTGATCATCGCCGGCGTAGTGACTGAGGTCTGCGTCGCCTTCCCGGCCCTGGCAGCCTTGGAAGAAGAGTTCGAGGTGTTCGTGGTAACCGATGCGTCCGGCACCTTCAATGCGATGACCCGCGATGCCGCCCATGACCGCATGAGCCAGGCCGGTGCGCAGCTGATGACCTGGTTCGGCGTGGCCTGTGAGCTGCACCGCGACTGGCGCAATGACGTCGAAGGCCTGGCGGCGCTGTGCTCCAACCACATCCCGGACTACCGCAACCTGATGACCAGCTACAACGCCTTCAACGCCGGCAAGTAA
- a CDS encoding LysR family transcriptional regulator — MSKRLVPSMTALQCFEAAARHLSFTRAAEELHLTQSAVSKQVAQLEDMLRHHLFLRIRRRLQLTPAGSLYLAEVNKILTQVDMSSRYVLTYGEQTEILKVATQPSFGVRWLIPHLKGFGKRHTNIHLDIRNEMEPFALLQGSADVVFFYGQGTWPGATCVELFREEVVPVCAPELLAGRALADAGELAELVLLQSTSRPEAWHEWFLELGLQSVSAYHGPRFDTFYMALSAAQAGCGVALVPRYLVAKELNEGSLVIAWNHAMKSAGAHYLAYAEHAAEVPKVRALVEWIREQL, encoded by the coding sequence ATGTCCAAACGCCTGGTGCCCTCCATGACCGCCCTGCAGTGCTTTGAAGCTGCAGCCCGTCATTTAAGTTTCACCCGTGCCGCCGAAGAGCTGCACCTGACCCAGAGCGCGGTGAGCAAGCAAGTGGCGCAACTCGAAGACATGCTGCGCCACCACCTGTTCCTGCGCATTCGCCGCCGCCTGCAACTGACGCCAGCGGGCAGCCTTTACCTGGCCGAGGTCAACAAGATCCTCACCCAGGTGGACATGTCGAGCCGCTACGTACTGACCTATGGCGAGCAGACCGAGATTTTGAAGGTAGCCACTCAACCGAGTTTTGGCGTGCGCTGGCTGATCCCCCACCTCAAAGGCTTTGGCAAGCGCCACACCAATATCCACCTGGACATCCGTAACGAGATGGAGCCATTCGCTTTGCTGCAAGGCTCGGCGGATGTGGTGTTCTTCTATGGGCAAGGCACCTGGCCGGGGGCGACCTGTGTGGAGCTGTTCCGCGAAGAGGTGGTGCCAGTGTGCGCGCCGGAGCTGTTGGCCGGGCGGGCGCTGGCCGATGCCGGTGAGTTGGCCGAGCTGGTGCTGCTGCAGAGTACGTCGCGGCCAGAGGCGTGGCATGAGTGGTTTCTGGAGCTGGGGCTGCAGAGTGTGAGTGCCTACCATGGGCCGCGGTTCGATACGTTCTATATGGCCTTGAGCGCGGCGCAGGCGGGCTGTGGGGTGGCGCTGGTGCCGCGGTACCTGGTGGCCAAGGAGCTGAATGAAGGCAGCCTGGTCATTGCCTGGAATCATGCGATGAAGAGCGCCGGGGCGCATTACCTGGCGTATGCCGAGCATGCGGCGGAGGTGCCGAAGGTGCGGGCGTTGGTGGAGTGGATTCGCGAGCAGTTGTAG
- a CDS encoding PBECR2 nuclease fold domain-containing protein has product MRAQAIDEVAAAGTHEGAIERVAHHLGLSNSSSAFVVINTPLGDVQIRRSCIHHIVEKRQDARERYIQVAVDTLTGPFEVWSVAYTNDTHRLAFIGVYEAKRQMLAIVTLESGKILWNFMQCDAKALNKHRHGELLYKRYEFLPGKEKGHCHQ; this is encoded by the coding sequence ATGCGTGCACAAGCCATCGATGAGGTCGCTGCAGCAGGCACCCATGAGGGCGCCATCGAGCGGGTTGCTCACCACCTAGGCTTGAGCAACTCATCGAGCGCCTTTGTGGTCATCAACACACCCTTGGGGGATGTTCAGATTCGACGCAGCTGCATCCATCACATCGTCGAGAAAAGGCAAGATGCGCGGGAGCGCTACATCCAAGTCGCTGTGGATACCCTGACCGGGCCGTTTGAGGTGTGGAGCGTGGCCTATACCAACGACACACATAGGTTGGCATTTATAGGGGTATATGAAGCCAAGCGGCAGATGCTGGCGATCGTTACGCTCGAGAGCGGAAAAATACTGTGGAATTTCATGCAGTGCGACGCGAAAGCACTCAACAAGCACCGCCATGGCGAACTGCTGTACAAGCGCTATGAGTTTCTGCCGGGCAAAGAAAAGGGCCACTGTCACCAGTAG
- a CDS encoding LysR substrate-binding domain-containing protein → MSRQLPPLYALRAFEAAARLSSFTRAGEELSITQSAVSRHIRTLEQHFACRLFVRSGRSLQLTEAARVLLPGVREGFAALERACDTLRGEDDILRMKAPSTLTMRWLLARLSRFRHLQPGNEVQLTSAWMDVDHVDFNQEPFDCAVLLSDGVFPAHWEVRRLFPELLIPVGAPDLLDDGPWDERRLACIELLHPTVDKRDWREWLERMGLSDKVSLKGGQVFDTLELGMIAAARGYGISMGDLLMVAEDVAQGRLSLPWPTAVPSGMDYYLVWPRTRPGGERLRRLSEFLHAEVAAMDLPDVQVLPTLGPQRDPMRP, encoded by the coding sequence ATGTCTCGTCAGCTTCCACCGTTGTATGCCTTGCGCGCATTCGAAGCCGCTGCGCGACTGAGCTCCTTCACCCGTGCCGGCGAAGAGCTTTCGATTACCCAGAGTGCGGTCAGCCGCCATATCCGCACCCTTGAACAACACTTCGCTTGCCGCCTGTTCGTGCGCAGCGGCCGCAGCTTGCAATTGACCGAAGCGGCCAGGGTGTTGCTGCCCGGCGTGCGCGAAGGCTTCGCCGCGCTGGAGCGGGCTTGCGACACCTTGCGCGGCGAAGATGACATCTTGCGCATGAAAGCGCCCTCTACCCTGACCATGCGCTGGTTGCTGGCCCGCCTTAGCCGTTTTCGTCACCTGCAGCCCGGTAACGAAGTGCAGCTGACCAGTGCCTGGATGGACGTCGACCATGTCGACTTCAACCAGGAACCTTTCGATTGCGCCGTGTTGCTCAGCGATGGCGTGTTCCCGGCGCATTGGGAAGTGCGCCGGTTGTTTCCCGAACTGCTGATCCCGGTGGGCGCCCCGGACCTGCTCGATGATGGGCCGTGGGACGAGCGTCGGCTGGCCTGCATCGAACTGCTGCACCCGACCGTGGACAAGCGTGACTGGCGCGAATGGCTGGAACGCATGGGGCTTAGCGACAAGGTGTCGCTCAAGGGCGGCCAGGTGTTCGATACCCTGGAGTTGGGCATGATCGCAGCGGCGCGTGGCTATGGGATATCGATGGGGGATTTGCTGATGGTGGCCGAGGATGTGGCGCAGGGGCGTTTGAGCTTGCCCTGGCCAACGGCGGTGCCCAGCGGCATGGATTACTACCTGGTGTGGCCGCGCACCCGGCCGGGTGGCGAGCGGTTGCGGCGCTTGAGCGAATTCTTGCACGCGGAGGTGGCTGCGATGGACCTGCCAGATGTGCAGGTCCTGCCGACGCTTGGGCCGCAGCGCGACCCAATGCGACCCTAA
- a CDS encoding alpha/beta fold hydrolase has protein sequence MSTLVTRDGTSLYFKDWGSGKPVLFSHGWPLDADMWDSQMEFLVSRGYRAIAFDRRGFGRSSQPWNGYDYDTFADDIAQLIEHLDLREVTLVGFSMGGGDVSRYIARHGNERVAGLVLLGAVTPVFGQRDDNPEGVEAAVFEGIQAGLRADRAQFIADFATPFYGLNQGQQVSQGVLTQTLNIALLASIKGTLDCVTAFSKTDFRPDMAKIEVPTLVIHGDADQIVPFETTGKKAAELIRGAELKVYEGAPHGFAVTHAQQLNEDLLAFLQR, from the coding sequence ATGAGCACACTCGTAACCCGCGATGGCACTTCGCTCTATTTCAAGGACTGGGGCAGCGGCAAGCCCGTGCTGTTCAGCCATGGTTGGCCGTTGGACGCCGACATGTGGGATTCGCAGATGGAATTCCTGGTCAGCCGTGGCTATCGCGCCATCGCCTTCGACCGCCGTGGTTTCGGCCGGTCGAGCCAGCCGTGGAATGGCTATGACTACGACACGTTTGCCGATGACATCGCCCAACTGATCGAACACCTCGACCTGCGTGAAGTGACCTTGGTGGGCTTCTCCATGGGCGGTGGCGATGTCAGCCGCTACATCGCGCGCCATGGTAACGAGCGGGTGGCCGGGCTTGTGCTGCTGGGGGCGGTGACGCCGGTGTTTGGCCAGCGGGATGACAACCCTGAGGGGGTCGAGGCTGCGGTGTTCGAGGGCATTCAGGCGGGCCTGCGTGCCGACCGGGCGCAGTTCATCGCCGATTTTGCCACGCCGTTTTATGGCTTGAACCAAGGGCAGCAGGTGTCCCAGGGGGTGCTGACGCAGACCCTGAACATCGCGCTGCTGGCCTCGATCAAGGGCACGCTGGATTGCGTCACCGCGTTCTCCAAGACCGACTTCCGCCCGGACATGGCCAAGATCGAGGTGCCGACCTTGGTGATTCACGGTGACGCGGACCAGATCGTGCCGTTCGAGACCACGGGCAAGAAAGCCGCCGAGTTGATTCGTGGGGCCGAGCTGAAGGTGTATGAAGGTGCGCCGCATGGGTTTGCCGTGACGCATGCGCAGCAGCTGAATGAAGACTTGTTGGCGTTCCTCCAGCGATGA